The genomic window GGCGCACCCTGAGCAGCAGCCGGCCCGCTTCAGTAGCCAGGTGTGCGGCCAGTGCGTGGTCATTCATGGCGGCCGTCTCGTCTGTCACTTCAGGGATCCAGGATTCTGGTGTGCGTTCTTGCCCACCTCGCAGCGACAATCCGGGGCGTCGGTGGAAAAGTTCTGGACTTGTCGCTGTGAGGCGGGCACACCGGCATATCCCCAACTCGCTGTGACACCTGAGGTCTGCACGATTAGCGAACTTACCTCACAGCCCGAACTGGTCCTCGATGATGCCGAGCCAGATCTGCGCGCAGTCGATGGCAACCTTCTCGCTGATGAAAGCGTGCTGGGTTCCGGTGTAGATGTCGCGGAACGCCCGTTCGAGGCGACTGCCCTCACGAACGGCGCTGGTGCCGGCGACCAGATGTGCCCACTCGGCACAGCTTCGGGCGGTGTCGGTGGCATAGACGGCGGCCGCGCGCATGTCGGCACGCAGCGCCGGTGTCAGGTCGGAGCCTGCGCCGACGGCGGCTTCCGCTGCGGTGAATGCATCGAGCACCAGCAACCGGGCCGCACGCCATGCCGCGACGTGGTGAGCAAGCCCCTTCTGGAACGTCGGACGGCTGGCCAAGGACGCCATGTCGCTCATGCGGTACTTGGTGGCGGCCAGTTCGGTCACATCGTCGAGCATGCTCTTGGCCACTCCCAGCGCCCAGGACGCATGCCCGGCGGCGGTCACAGGCATCAGCCCCATCCTCGATGCCGGGGACTCACCCCGATGCGGCTGACGGGCGAACAGCGGGAAGGTGCGGCTGACGGGCACGAACACTTCCTGTGCGCTGTAGTCATAGGAGCCGGTTCCCTTGAGCCCCTGCACATGCCAACCGTCGTTGAACTGGATGTCGGTGCGGGGCACCACCGCGACCTGCATGTCGGGCACCCCTTCGCTGATCCAGCGCATCTCGCCGTTGTCCAGCGGGAAGAACCCCGCGGCGACGTACTGCGAATGGCCGGTACCTGAGCCGAAGCTCCACGATCCGCTCAACAGGTAGCCGCCGTCGGTGGTGAGTCCCTGACCGTTGGGGAAGAATTGGCCGCCCATGGTGACGTGGTTGTCGTGGGCGGTGAAGACTTCGGCGAATCCGTCGTCGGGCAGGTAGGTGGCGGCCGCGAATCTCGAAGGCAAATTAGCGATCCCGATCCAGCCGAACGAGCCGTCCTGCCATGCCATTTCGATCCAGGTCTCGATCATCTCGGCGAACGACGGTTCGATCCCACCGGCCGCGGCGGGGCTGAGCGCGGTCATCAACCCGCTGGCCCACATCTCGTCGACGATGGCGTCGGTCAGCGTGCGGTTGCGTTCGGATTCGGCGGCCTGCTCTGCGACCAGCTCCCGCATTCCTTGGGCCATCGCGATAACCTGAGCACCCTTAGTCGAAGTCACTGATAGACCGTACGCCCATATGCCCACGTTTCGGCCTGGATAAGGTCGGCTATCCCGTTAACCAAACCGGCGACGTCAGCAGGCAGGATGGATACGGAATACCGAAGGCCGAAGTACCGCCGCGCGTCCGGCGACGCCCTATTGGCGCCCAGTGGAACCCTGGGCGGCCGCTACGAGCTGCGGGATGTCATCGGTCGCGGCGGTATGGCTGAGGTTCGCGACGGGTGGGATCTGAAGCTCGGCCGCCCGGTGGCGATCAAGCTGTTGCATCCCATCGCAGGAGGTCGACCGGACGACCGCCTCCGGTTTGAGATCGAGGCGCGCGCATCAGCGGCGCTGATCAGTCCGCACATCGTTGTCGTGCACGACGTCGGCGAACATGACGGGTTCCCCTTCATCGTCATGGAGCGCCTGCCCGGGATTTCGCTGGCAGACCACATCGCTCGCGGACCGCTACCACCGGCGTTCGTGCGAGCCGTCCTCGACGACGTATTGGCCGCACTGGCTACGGCCCACGAAGCAGGCGTGCTGCACCGCGACGTCAAGCCAGGAAATATCCTGTTCACCGCCGCGGGCGAAACCAAGCTGGCCGATTTCGGCATCGCCAAGACAACCGGTACCCCGCACACCATGACCGGCGAAGTCGTCGGGACCATGGCCTACCTAAGCCCCGACCGGCTTTCGGGTAAACCGGCCACCCCGGCGGACGACCTGTATGCCGTGGGTGTGGTCGGCTACGAAGCGCTGAGCGGAAGGCGGCCGTTCCCGCAGCAAGATTTCGGTCCGCTGGCACAGGCGATACTGCACGGCGCGCCGCCGCCACTGCATGCTATGCGCCCCGATACTCCGCCTCCGCTCGCAGCTGTGATTCACCGGGCCATGACGAGTGACCCAGCGCAGAAGTTCACGCAGGCCGGCGAGATGCGGGCGGCGTTGAGCGACGACAGGCCCGCGCCCGTTCCCGTCCGCCCAGCCACCCGCGTCATGGAGTTGCCGCCGCCCGCGCTGCTCACGTACACCCCCGCCGAAGCGCAACTGGAAGCACCGCACCCCAGGCGCAAACTGTGGGCAGCGGCGATCCTCAGCACATTGCTGCTGGCGGTCACCGTGCTGCTGATCAACCCGCCGTTCTCCGGCCCGCCGCCGGCTCCGGTCACGACGACCACCCCGTCCTCGCCACCCCCGCCTCCGCCGCCGGCGACGACGGAAACGTCCGCTCCGGACGTGACTACCCCCGCTGGGCCACCGGCACCTCCACCCAACGGCCACGGCGGGAAAAAACCCAAAGGCGGCAAGAATCACTGATCATTCGGGTAAGCCGAACATCTTGACCACGCCGTGATCGCGGCCAGCGGTGTACCCGCCGTCGACGGCGATGGCTTGACCGGTGACGAACGACGCCTCGAGTGACACCAGGAAGGCGGCGACGGTGGCCACCTCCTCGGGTCGTCCCAGCCGTTGCAGGGCGTGCTCCTTGGTGATCGACTCCAGTGGGCCGTCCATACCCGGCAACTGAAAAACGTTGTCCAGCATGGGTGTTGAGATGAATCCCGGGCAAATGGCGTTCGCCCTTATGCCGCTGGGCCCGTAGTCGAGCGCGATGTTCTTGGTGAGCAGCACGACGCCGCCCTTGGCCGCGTTGTACGTGCTGCCCCCGGCTGTGCCTTCAAGGCCTTCCACACTGGCCAGCGTCACGATCGATCCGCGCTCGCCGTCGACGCGGGGTTGTTCGATCATCCTGGCCAGGGCGGCCTTGGCCACCAGGAATGTGCCGGTGAGGTTGACGCCGATCACGCGCTCCCACTCGGCGCGGTCAAGCAGGTGCACGGGACCCCCGCCGGCCACACCGGCGGCGTGAACCACGCCGTCCAGCCGATCCGGGACGGCGGCCAGCAAAGCGGCGACGGCGGTCTGGTCGGATATGTCGGCCGTGACGAAGTGGAAGTTGGGACCCAAGTCCGGCGGAGAGACGAGGTCGGCGCCGACGACGGTGCCGCCTTCGTCGAGCAGTCGCTGTGCAGTCGCCAGGCCGATGCCCGAAGCCGCGCCCGTCACGACGAAGGTGCGTCCGCGGGCACGATCGACGCTCACAGGGCGGTTCCTCTCTCGGCAGCAAGGCCCTCAGCATAAGGTTCGGGCCATGGACGGATACCAGACCTACGACGCGACCGGACTGGCCGAGCTGATTCGATCCGGGGAGGTCAAACCGGACGAGGTGCTGCAGGCAGCCAAACAGCGGGCGGCCGAGGTCAATCCGAAGATCAACGCCATCGTCGCTGACATCGACCCGGCACCGGCCGTCGAAGGTCCTGACGCGCCGTTCTCCGGTGTGCCGTTCCTCATCAAGGACCTGCACCAGGACCTCGCCGGCTACCCGACCAGCAGCGGCTCCCGGTCGCTGGCGAAGGTGCCGGCCGCCGAAACCGCCACCGTGGTGCAACGCTGGTTGGACGCGGGCCTGGTCATCTTCGGTAAGACCAACACACCAGAGTTCGGCGCGAAAGGCGTCACCGAACCCGTGTTGTTCGGGCCCGCGCGCAACCCGTGGAACACCGAACACACTCCCGGCGGCTCGTCCGGAGGCGCGGCCGCTGCGGTGGCGGCCGGCATAGTGCCCTGTGCAGGGGCCAGCGACGGTGGCGGCTCGATCAGGATTCCCGCGTCGGCCTGCGGGCTGTTCGGCCTGAAGGCATCACGCGGATTGATCCCGTCCGGCCCGGTGCACGGTGAACCACTCGGCGGCACGGCCACCGACGGTGTCATCTCACGTTCGGTGCGCGACAGCGCGGCCATGCTCGACGTGCTCACCGGTCCGACGCCCGTTTCGCCATACCTGCCCGCCAACCCGCCAGGGTCGTACGCCGACGAGGTCGGGCGAGATCCGGGACGGCTGCGCATCGGTGTGTGCACCGACAGTTCGATCAATCCCACGCCGCATCCCGAAGCCCTTGCGGCGGTGACGGCGGCGGCCACGGTGCTCACCGAACTCGGACACGACGTCGTGGAGCTTGCCCGAGCCCCGCACGACGACACAGCGCTGGCAAAGGACTTCCTCACCAGCTGGTTCGTGTACTGCGCGTTCTCGGTCGACGAGGCCAAAGCCGCCAGCGGGAGCGACGACTCAGGATTCGAGCTCGACACCCGGCTGATGGCGTCGTTGGGCCGCGCCACCAATCCCGTAGAACTGACCCGGGCCATCGAGCATCGTCACGAGCACGTCCGTCGGCTCGCCGAGTTTCACGAGTCGCACGACCTGCTGCTGACGCCGACGACCGCGACGCCACCGCCTCGCATCGGGGCATTCGACATCTCGCCGGTGCTGCGGCTAGCGCAGCAGGCGCTGCTCACCGCCCGCGCCGCGAGCCTGCTGCGGCATACCCCGATCGTCGACCAGCTGATCACCGAGAACCTTGGGTGGGTGCCGTACACACAGTTGGCGAATCTCACCGGCCGTCCGGCCATGAGTGTTCCGCTGCACTGGACACCGGACGGGTTGCCCATCGGCGTCCAGTTCGTGGGCCGGCTCGGCGCGGACGGTCAGCTGCTTCGCCTGGCGGCACAATTGGAGCAGGCGCGGCCGTGGGCTGACCGACGACCCGTCCTGTGAAACTCAGCGCTCCAACGCTTTTGCGCACGCATCCAGGATTGATTGGAAGCTGCTGCGCAGCAGGCGGCGGCTTACCGCCTCCATGAGCTTGCCCCCGGCATAGGCCGGGTGCGTGTAATTGGTCAGCCAGTCGACGTGCGTGCCCTCGCCGATGGAGGTGAACGTCAGTGTGCCGCCGTCATGATCGAAAGCGGGTACCGAGCGCACGATGAGGTAGGAGTAGCTGTGCGGCCGGTTGTAGGCGGTGATGTCTTCGCGGAACCACATGCCCGCGCCGATCACCTCGCGCACCGCACCAGCGCCCGGAGGTGGCGAGTCTTTGCGGTATCCCGCCTTCAACGCCAACGGCGCGGCGGTCAAGCTCTTCGGGTCGGCGAGCCAGTCGAAGACGTCTTCGATCGGTGCGGCGATTGTCCGTTCCACATGAATCTCGACCATGAGGTCTCCTGCCCCTGTTGTGGTTTCGTGCTCACCGGGTGCCGCGAAAGCTACCCCGCTTGGCGTCGGCGGCGGCCACTTCATAGCCGTGACGTCTCGCACCTCGAAGGATCCTAACGCCGCCTGAGCCGCTGAAAGCTACACAGGACACAATGGCCCTATGACAATCCAACCAACGGCCGAGCGGGACCCGGGCGCAACCGGCGCATACCGCATCGCGGCGTTACTGCTGGGCGTGGGCACACTGCACTTCGTCGCGCCGAAGCCGTTCGACGGCATCATCCCCGCCGAGCTGCCGGGAAGCCCGCGGTTCTACACCTACGCGTCAGGTGTCGCCGAGCTGACGGTCGCCGCGCTGCTGCTGCCCAGACAAACCCGGCGGTTGGGTGCAGGCGCGGCGGTGGCCCTGTTCCTCGGGGTCTTTCCCGGCAACCTCAACATGGTGCGGCTGTGGTGGGACAAGCCTTGGTATATGCGGCTTTTCGCGATTGCCCGGCTGCCGCTGCAAGTTCCGATGATCACCGCAGCGCTGAAGGTCAGGCGCAACAGCTAACCATTCAACGGTGAGCCGATGCGGTGCAGTGTGCCGTCAGGATCGATGTAGGCGAACTCCCGCAACCCGTACGGAGTGTCTTGCGGCCTTATCAGACGGCCTTCAAGGTCGGCCAGCGCTGCCCACTCCGCATGCAGGGCGTCGGCGTCACTGACGTAGAAGTACACGCTGGCCGCGGTCCGCAATGGATCGTGTTCGTCCCATTCGGTGAGGTGCAGCTGTACCGACCCTCGGTCGACGTACCCGTAGCGCTCCGGGCCTTCGTAGGCGCGCACATCGAAACCGAGTCGACCGTAGCGCCGCAAAGCGATGTCGAGGTCGCGCACGGGCACGATCGGCGATACAGAGCTGAACGTTATCTCGGGCAAGAGCCACCCCCAATGCCTTCGGCACGGCGAATCACCTGATCGCCAGCACTGATGTACCTACCTCTATCGTGACTAGCATGGTCGATTCCTTTGCCGCAATGACTAATTCGTCGCCGGTCTACGAGTCCCTGGCTATGTCGGTGCGGCGACTGATTGACGCGACCATCCGCACCGAGGTCGACCACGATGTGATCGCCGCGGCCACTGCTCAGATCGACGCTGTGACAGCCGATCTCAGCACGGCCCTGATGCCGGGGGCTTTCGGTGAACGCGCGGTCGAGGACGGCCAGGGCATTGCGTCGGGCAATGTGGTTGTCGGAGCCCGCAATCCGACGGCTCCCCCGCTCATCGTGAATCGCGAGAACGACGGTTCGGTGTGGACGGAGTTCGTGCTCGGTGCGGCGTACGAAGGACCGTCGGGGCATGTCCATGGTGGGGTGTCCGCCATGGTCCTCGACCACATACTCGGGGCCACCGCGCACCAACCGGGACGACCGGCCTATACCGGGACGCTGACGGTGCGTTACCACCGCAAGACTCCCCTGTCTCGACCGTTGCGCGCCAGGGCCTGGGTCGAACGGGTGGAGGGCGTCAAGACGTTCGCGGCAGGAGAGATCGGCGACGCCGACGGCCCAATGGTGTCAGCGCACGGCGTCTTCATCCATCCCCGGAAGTAACCGCTAACCGCCGTCGAAAATCGCCCCCGCCGTCGCCGGCGCACCGCGCGCGATGACCACCGGCATCGACGTGGCTGCGGTGGTGCGCAAGATCGTGTGCACCACTTCGATTAGGTCCTCGACGGGCATCAGCTTGCCGGGCATGCAGCCGCGGGACACCCATAACGGGTAAGCCTTCATGGCCAACTCGACGTCCCACCCGGAGTTCATTCCGGTTTGCGCGTCACCTTCCCCGCCGGCACACTCCCCGACGATCAGGGTGGTGAAACCAATCTCCGGGTGTTCGGCCCGCCAGGCCTCCACGAGCCGTTCCAGCGCCGCTTTGCTGACCCCGTACGCGCCCAGTCCGGGCCAAGGAGGCCCGAACGTGCCGGCATCCGACGACAGGTAGACAACCTTGCCGCCCGAAGCGGTCAGATGTGACACGGCCGCGGCAGTGGCGAGCGCCGCACCGATGACATTGGTGTCGAACACCCGACGCCACGTGTCAGCGTCGGTATCCGCCATGGGGACCAGCGGACTGATGGCCGGTGTGTACACGAGATTGTCGATGCCGCCCAGGGCGTCCGCGGCCCTTTCGATGGCCGACCGGCACGAGGACTCGTCGGTGACATCACATTCGACGGCGATCGCGCCGTGTCCTGCCTCATCCGCCGCGGCGGCAATCCGCTCACGTCGTCGGGCCAGCAACGCCACCTGATGCCCGCGTTGCGCCAGTCCCACACCTATGCAGCGTCCCAGCCCGCTGGAAGCGCCGATCACCACTGTTCGAGACATATCGACCTCCGCAGGCGAGCATGTCACATCCCGCCAAGTCGCGTGCCGGTGGGCGGAGCAAATGTTTGAATCGCCGACCGGCACTTGGTTGCGCGCAGCAGTTTGGCGCGCCTAGTTCGGGTTACCCAACCAGTTCAGACGCAAGACGTCGCGACCCGGCCCCAACGGCGTTTAGCAAGCCTGACCAGGGGGTAGAGGTTGACGATGTCGAGCCGTGTCAGCGCCGACGCCGACAGCGCGACAGAGCAGCGAAGTGGTTGCCCGTGCCGTCGAGATATGGTTTTGACCAAGCAAGCCAAACGCCTTGCATTAGTTCTTATTTGTTAGAGGAGACGTTGGATTTGTCCATGGACGACCATGCTGATCACTATCGGACCACTCGTCCGAACGCCGGGGAAACGCTGAAAAACGGGCCGCACGGTCTAGGTCTGGTGGGTGTGGGCGCGGGCGTACTCGCGCTCATCATCGGCCTGTTCGCTTTCGCGACTGGGAGCACGGTCGGCGGCACCGTCGCCGTCGTCTTGGCGGTCGTGCTGGGAGCTGCCGGCTTCGGGTGGCTGGCTTATGCACACCGCAAGGTCCGCACTGCACAACTTCGTTGGCACGCCGAGCATTCCGATCGTCCGGCGCCGCCGCCCACGAGCTGACACCGGTACCTCTCGATAGGGTGGGCGATATGAAATACCTTGACGTCGACGGAGTGGGGAAAGTCAGCAGAATCGGGCTGGGCACTTGGCAGTTCGGTTCGCGCGAGTGGGGCTACGGCGACAATTACGCCTCCGGTCCCGCCCGTGACATCGTGCAACGTGCCCTCGGTTTGGGCGTCACATTGTTCGACACCGCCGAGGTTTACGGACTCGGCAAGAGCGAGCGCATCCTGGGCGAAGCGCTTGGCGACCAGCGTGCCGAAGTCGCGGTGGCGAGCAAGGTCTTTCCCGTAGCGCCGTTTCCCGCCGTGATCAAGCAGCGGGAGCGCGCCAGTGCGCAGCGACTGCAGCTGGACCGCATCCCGCTGTATCAGATCCACCAGTCCAACCCGGTGGTCCCCGATTCGGTGATCATGCCGGGCATGCGAGACCTGCTGGACAGCGGCGACATCGGCGCGGCCGGTGTTTCGAACTACTCCTTGGCGCGGTGGCAGAAGGCCGACGCGGCACTCGGCCGTCCGGTGATCAGCAACCAGGTGCATTTCTCCCTCGCGCATCCCGACGCGCTCGACGATCTGGTTCCCTTCGCCGAGCGCGAGAACCGCGTCGTCATCGCCTACAGCCCGCTAGCCCAAGGTCTGCTCGGCGGCAAGTACGGGGTCGATAATCGTCCAGGTGGCGTGCGTGCGGTCAACCCGCTGTTCGGAACCGAGAACTTGCGACGCATCGAGCCGCTGCTGCAGACGTTGCGCGACGTCGCCGCCCAAGTCGACGCCAAGCCCGCTCAGGTGGCGCTGGCCTGGCTGATCAATCTGCCGGGCGTGGTCGCCATCCCCGGCGCGTCCAGCGTGGAACAGCTCGAGTTCAACGTCGCCGCGGCCGATATCGAACTCAGCGCTGCCGCTCGGGACGCACTGACCGATGCCGCCCGGGCCTTTCGGCCGGTCGGTGCGCGCCGCTTCCTCACCGATCTTGTTCGCGAGAAGCTACGTCGTTGAAAAGAGCCTCAATGGTGCTTCACAGATGGCGGCTCGCTGGCGCGGTGAAGCCGCCGGTGTCATCGAAGAACGCCCACTGACCCTCGTCACTGACCTGCATTCGCCAACCGCGCTCGGCATGGTCGGCGACGGACATGAACCAGGTGTGAGCCTCCTCCGCGCACTCGAAGTTCTGCGTCGCAACAATCTCGCCCCGGGGCGAGATAGCTCGAAATTCCGGCATCTAACATGTTTATCCCGTCCTCGCCGCTTTCAATCGCCGCGGCCGGCCGAAAGCAGGGCGAACACCGCAGATAGCGCCTGCCAAAGCAGGATCGAGTAGACGCTGAGACGTTCCCAAATTCCGACCCACGGCACGCTGGTCCTGCCCGAGGCACCGACAACAAACAACACCAGGCCGACGAATCCGAGAGCGGCGACGCACTGAGATAAGACGCGATACCACCGCGCCTCGAAAAGTTGGGGCACACACCGCGCCCCAGCCAGGATCGCCGCGTTCCCACCGGCGATGGCCAGCAGCGCGCCCCACCCGTGCAGTGGTGACCCGCTGTGCACCGCCGCCACGACGACATTTCCGACGGTGTTGAGTGCGACCAGACCGACGAACAGCCGGGTGTGTCGGCTTGCTCCGGCCAGCAGCAGCGCGCCCAGAAGCAGCAGGACGCCCTGCACGGCAAACGCCGCATTCATCATCCCAGCTCGCGGCGAGCGGGCCGGCACACCCAACGAGCTGATGTAGTCGTGCACGTAGCTGTACGCCGGCACCGCGTGCGCTGACATGGCCTCCAGAATGAGGAAGCCAGATGCCGCCGCAATCCACGCGATGGCGCCAGCTGTCCGGCGTGGCGGCAAGGTCGTCGCTTTTTCTAGACCGTGCGAGCCAACCGATCGGCGAGTAACTCCGCGAACCGCGCCGGATCCTCGAGCGCGCCACCCTCAGCGAGAAGTGCTGTGCCATAGAGCAACTCGGCGGTCTCCGCAACCGAAGGGTCGTCGCTGCGGTCCTGATGCGCCTGGCGCAGACCGGTCACCAGCGGATGCGTCGGGTTGAGTTCCAAGATCCGCTTACCAACCGGAACCTCTTGCCCGGAAGCCCGGTACAGGCGCGCCAGCGCCGGGGTGATGCCGAAGGCGTCGGTGATCAAGCAGGCCGGTGACTCGGTCAGCCGGCTGGACAACCGCACTTCCTTGACGTGCTCGCTCAGCGTGTCCTTCAGCCAGGCCAGCAGATCGGCGAACTCCTTCTCCTGCTCTTCGCGCTCGGCTTGGCTCTTGTCTTCGTCGGCGCCCAGGTCGACCTCGCCTTTGGCCACCGACTGCAGCGGTTTGCCGTCGAACTCGTTGACTACACCAACCCAGACCTCGTCGACCGGATCCGTCAGCAGCAGCACCTCATACCCCTTGGCCTTGAACGCTTCCAGGTGCGGCGACTTGAGCAGTTGCTGACGTGACTCGCCGGTGGCATAGAAGATCTGGGTTTGCCCCTCCTTCATCCGTTCGACGTACTCGGCCAGCGTGGTGGGCTCTTCCTCGCTGTGCGTGGACGCGAAGGAGGCGACGCGCAGCAGGGTGTCCTGGTTGTCGAAGTCCGACAGCAAGCCTTCCTTGAGGACCCGGCCGAACTGCGTCCAGAAGGTGCGGTAGTCATCGGGCCGCTCGGACTGGATGTCTTTGATGGTGGACAAGACCTTCTTGGTCAGCCGGCGACGGATCGCGTTGATCTGGCGATCCTGCTGCAGGATCTCACGAGACACGTTGAGGGACAGGTCTTGTGCGTCGACGACGCCTTTGACGAAGCGCAGGTATTCCGGCATGAGCTGGTCGCAGTCGCCCATGATGAACACCCGCTTGACATACAGCTGCACACCGACCTTGACGTCCCGGTTGAATAAGTCGAACGGGGCGTGGGACGGAATGAACAGCAACGCCTGGTACTCGAACGTGCCCTCGGCCCGCATCGCGATGACCTCGAGTGGGTCGTCCCAGGCATGCGCGATGTGCTTGTAGAACTCCTTGTACTCCTCGTCGGAGACCTCTTCTTTGGGTCTGGCCCACAGCGCCTTCATCGAGTTGAGGGTCTCGGTCTCCAGGGTGACGACTTCTTCACCACCCTCTTCGGCCGGCGGGGTCCGGCGTTCGACCTCCATCCGGATGGGCCAGGAGATGAAGTCGGAGTACTGCTTGACCAGGCTCTTGATCTTCCACTCTGAGGTGTAGTCGTGCAGTTCGTCCTCGGCGTCTTCGGGCTTGAGGTGCAAGGTGACCGACGTGCCCTGAGGGGCGTCCTCCACGGATTCGATGGTGTAGGTGCCTGCACCGCTGGATTCCCAGCGGGTGGCTTCGCTCTCACCGGCTTTGCGGGTGAGCAGTTCGACCTTGTCGGCCACCATGAACGAGGAATAAAACCCGATGCCGAATTGCCCGATCAGCTCTTCGGAGTCGCCTTCTCCCTTGGCCTCCCGTAATTGCTGCCGCAGTTCGGCGGTTCCCGACTTGGCCAGGGTCCCAATGAGATCGACGACTTCGTCGCGCGTCATGCCGATGCCGTTGTCACGGATCGTCAGGGTCCGCGCCGGCTTGTCGACCTCGATCTGAATGTGCAAATCAGAAGTGTCGACATCGAGTTCTTTGTTTCGCAGTGCTTCCAGCCGGACCTTGTCCAGGGCATCCGAGGCGTTGGAGATTAGCTCCCGCAGGAACGAGTCTTTGTTGGAGTAGACCGAGTGGACCATCAAATCCAGCAGTTGTCGTGCCTCAGCTTGGAACTCCAACTGCTCGACACGCGCGTTCATGACATTCCTTCCGCCGACGTCGCGTCAAAATTTAGCGAGGTGCGATCCGCCCCTGTGGGCGGGGTCAACAACCTTTATAGCTACTGTTCGGTCGCCAGCGGTTGCCCGGCGTCGACCAGGTTGTCGACCACGTCGGCCAAAGCCTGCAAGCCGGGGGCCGCGGCCATCTGGTCGGCGATGCGTTCGTTTTCCTTTGGTCGTTTATGACCGGCCCCACGACGCAATAACGGTTCAATCACGCGACATGCGCCAGCGCGGTGGCGTAGCGCAATCAAGATGCGTAGATTGGCTATCGGGTTGAGGTCCCAGCCCTCAAAGTCCGGTTGCAACTTCAGTAGGCCTTCCGTCGGATGCGCGACCGTTGGACCGTCCACCGCCGACCAACCGTTCCGCAATACAGAACCGACACTCCTGCGGGCGGGGAAATGTGGTGCTGTGCGCTTGAAGCAGACCTCCGCCGACCAGGAGGTAACCCAGATCGAACCCCCAGCGGCGCTGTCGCCTCAAGACTGCGACGAGCTGGTGGAGAAGGTAAGTCACGGGCTTTCGGGCTCGCTCAATCTCCGTCGCACCGCGTTATTGCTGCTGACGCTGATTCGGCCGCAACTGGCCGATTGGTCGATGGTCGTATTGCCGGACAGCAAGACAGGCGGGTTGCTTCTTGTCGGTGGCGACGACACCGGCTTCCACGAGGTCATTTCCCACCGCGTCATCGACCCACAGGGCTTGGGACGGGTGCTGCGGACCGGTCGCACCGAGCTGGTTCACGTCGCTTTGTCCGTCGACACCGAGCGCAGCCTGCGCGCACTGATTCCGCACCCGCGGCTGATGGAGGAAGCCGCAACGCTTCGACCGGCCGACGTGCTCGGCGTCGGACTCACCGCCCGTGGCACGACGCTGGGTGCCCTGATCCTGGTTCGCAGCGAGGGACGCCGGTTCGACGACGACACCGTCGCCGTCATCCAGCGCGTCGCCGCACGCGCCGCGCTCGCGCTGGACTCCGCGCGTCTTTACGAAGACCGCGCCAGGATCGCCGAGGTGCTCCAGCACAGCTTGCGGCCGCCGTCACTGCCACACATCGACGGCGTCGACATGGCGTCGTTGTACCGGCCGGCAGCCGAACACCTCGA from Mycobacterium kubicae includes these protein-coding regions:
- a CDS encoding SDR family oxidoreductase, with the translated sequence MVIGASSGLGRCIGVGLAQRGHQVALLARRRERIAAAADEAGHGAIAVECDVTDESSCRSAIERAADALGGIDNLVYTPAISPLVPMADTDADTWRRVFDTNVIGAALATAAAVSHLTASGGKVVYLSSDAGTFGPPWPGLGAYGVSKAALERLVEAWRAEHPEIGFTTLIVGECAGGEGDAQTGMNSGWDVELAMKAYPLWVSRGCMPGKLMPVEDLIEVVHTILRTTAATSMPVVIARGAPATAGAIFDGG
- the htpG gene encoding molecular chaperone HtpG, translating into MNARVEQLEFQAEARQLLDLMVHSVYSNKDSFLRELISNASDALDKVRLEALRNKELDVDTSDLHIQIEVDKPARTLTIRDNGIGMTRDEVVDLIGTLAKSGTAELRQQLREAKGEGDSEELIGQFGIGFYSSFMVADKVELLTRKAGESEATRWESSGAGTYTIESVEDAPQGTSVTLHLKPEDAEDELHDYTSEWKIKSLVKQYSDFISWPIRMEVERRTPPAEEGGEEVVTLETETLNSMKALWARPKEEVSDEEYKEFYKHIAHAWDDPLEVIAMRAEGTFEYQALLFIPSHAPFDLFNRDVKVGVQLYVKRVFIMGDCDQLMPEYLRFVKGVVDAQDLSLNVSREILQQDRQINAIRRRLTKKVLSTIKDIQSERPDDYRTFWTQFGRVLKEGLLSDFDNQDTLLRVASFASTHSEEEPTTLAEYVERMKEGQTQIFYATGESRQQLLKSPHLEAFKAKGYEVLLLTDPVDEVWVGVVNEFDGKPLQSVAKGEVDLGADEDKSQAEREEQEKEFADLLAWLKDTLSEHVKEVRLSSRLTESPACLITDAFGITPALARLYRASGQEVPVGKRILELNPTHPLVTGLRQAHQDRSDDPSVAETAELLYGTALLAEGGALEDPARFAELLADRLARTV
- a CDS encoding PP2C family protein-serine/threonine phosphatase; translation: MRLKQTSADQEVTQIEPPAALSPQDCDELVEKVSHGLSGSLNLRRTALLLLTLIRPQLADWSMVVLPDSKTGGLLLVGGDDTGFHEVISHRVIDPQGLGRVLRTGRTELVHVALSVDTERSLRALIPHPRLMEEAATLRPADVLGVGLTARGTTLGALILVRSEGRRFDDDTVAVIQRVAARAALALDSARLYEDRARIAEVLQHSLRPPSLPHIDGVDMASLYRPAAEHLDIGGDFYDVHGTDGDWTLCLGDVCGKGVEAASLTGRMRQSIRTAAYFDRRPESVLGALNTVMRDPGIVQLVTVVCARMRLAGGGLELDLASAGHSGPILVRADGRVEQVEVRGAAVGVLAQAEYQPVTIRLDPGDTMLMFTDGIDEAMGPDGQYGVERLLNLLPAYASAGPHVTCQVVEQDVIEHLDGRPHDDMALLAVTCSR
- a CDS encoding DUF998 domain-containing protein, with the translated sequence MSAHAVPAYSYVHDYISSLGVPARSPRAGMMNAAFAVQGVLLLLGALLLAGASRHTRLFVGLVALNTVGNVVVAAVHSGSPLHGWGALLAIAGGNAAILAGARCVPQLFEARWYRVLSQCVAALGFVGLVLFVVGASGRTSVPWVGIWERLSVYSILLWQALSAVFALLSAGRGD
- a CDS encoding aldo/keto reductase, with protein sequence MKYLDVDGVGKVSRIGLGTWQFGSREWGYGDNYASGPARDIVQRALGLGVTLFDTAEVYGLGKSERILGEALGDQRAEVAVASKVFPVAPFPAVIKQRERASAQRLQLDRIPLYQIHQSNPVVPDSVIMPGMRDLLDSGDIGAAGVSNYSLARWQKADAALGRPVISNQVHFSLAHPDALDDLVPFAERENRVVIAYSPLAQGLLGGKYGVDNRPGGVRAVNPLFGTENLRRIEPLLQTLRDVAAQVDAKPAQVALAWLINLPGVVAIPGASSVEQLEFNVAAADIELSAAARDALTDAARAFRPVGARRFLTDLVREKLRR